tatccaaagtgctttacaatagttagctaatggtacaaacaacatctggaaagatcattaagtggcccACCGaaaccctcagcaattttcaagtgatcagcaaaaaaaaagtttgagaaccactgatctagtgtaAATTCAGGCACTGTAACACAGCCTAACCATGGAGTCCCCTTGTGTACTCTGATCTGTCTCGCCACTCAGGTGAGCctgcctttgtgacagatgggtCCTTACAGCCAGAATCActgcaatattcaggttactccccaTCCAAAAAGCACTTATCTTAGATGTAATTGACCTGGGTATCAGACCAAAGACAAAGTTTGTATCAAGTTTATTATAGGACAATGTATCAAAAAGAggatttatttacacacacattatatatatatatatacacacacacacacacacacatatacacacacacacacacatatacacacacacacacctaaacTAGAATCTTAAGTTTCACAAGGTAACAACCATCTATAGCAGTGATGCTCAATGATTCAGAAGCCAAATTAGCGaccaacattacccaaaagagccacagtagcaTGAATGCATTGTTTATTCACTATAGTACTATCCATATTTAAACAGGGActccaagcagcacagagatcAGTATAGTTATTTCTTGTTCGGGGTTTGTATTCCACCCTCTCCCttgtgctctgagctgctggaGATCAGCACTTCACACTGCTTAATGCCTCTCTCCACTCTGGCGAGTTACAGTCAGAGGCTCCCAGTATAAACGCTCCAATATCGCCTTACGATGTGGGATACGACTGTCAGAAGTGAATTAACACTGCAGCCGcacacaagcattcaataaagtctaagcAGATTCTTATAATGTTAATACCCATTTTAACACAGGTGAGCCAGCCTGACCCCAGCTGGGTATTTCTCAGTGTCCTACTGAGACATGGGGActttggcgtgtgtgtgtgtgcgtgtgtgcgtgtgtgcgtgcgcgtgtgTCACACCTACCCACTCCCTGCCCTCTAACCCACTGGGCTCCAGGAAGGGAGTGAGCAGAGGTCTCTCTCCCCTTACTCCTACATACCAGGTACTAGGTGTCCCTTGAGTAAGACTGCGAGTctttcacagaggtcatggaaatcaCAGATTGTGACTTTCCATGATTCTGCAGTGGCCCGGTgcagctgaccccagggccacccgAGCAGCTCCGGGGCCAGCCGCACCAGCCACTGCTCAGGCAGCCCCAGGCAAACGCTTCAGGAGCAGTAGCTGGGCCCCTAGATGCACCCCCAGCAAATATTTGAAAAGGTTACATAGATAATTGTCTTTCGTGCTCAGAGCAATCCCTGTTATTCCGGAATTTGTCAGCTGCGATGGTCAGAGATCACAGCCAGGTTTTTCCAGGGCTAATTTCCACAATACCCTTATCAGCCCCCTTTCGCCTTTGTAAACGGATCAGGATTGGTGCAGATCCAGTGTCTCTCGCTGGTGCACCGCAAGCTGCTGACCCCATTCTCAGTCAGATACGCGCAGTCACCATCTGCTGTTATCGGAAACCTGCAAGACAGAACCCAGGGAGCTGGTGTCAGGCAGTAGTTGGGCGTTTCCCATCAGTCACAGACAGGGGGAGACACTCGCacagtgcagggagctgctgcactcACAGCCCCTCACgattccccctcctgcaccagccacaggccccccaccccgattccccctcctgcaccagccacaggcccccaccccccacccccaacaccacGGGGCAGCGCGAAAGGGAGCAGTGGGgtagcagggccaggaggagaaGTTCTAAGATCAACTGGCCTCCATGGAGCATTTATGCTGGGTGGATATTTTAACCCCAgttcctgctccccccacccccagctgggttTGGATGGGCCTCTGCAGGCCCAACCACCCAGTCTGCTCCGGGGGAGATTCCAGGTGAGTGTCAGCATAAGGAGCGGCAGTAACACCACACAGAAGAGCTGGATCAAAAAGACTCACAGGTGGTTGAATTCGGTGCCATTGACCCATTTCCAGGGCTGCCCCGGGTCCCTCTGGAGGCCAATCCAGTGGTCAAATTTGCCTTTATAGCGCAGCAGGAAAGCCTAAAAACAGCAAAGGGAGGGGTGGTGTCAGAGCCccggccctgctgctcccccaggctCCGGGCAGGGAATCCCAGGTGTACACGGAAGGGCTCTGAGTGTTtccagggggtggcaggggattTTCTCCTCCCTCTTGCCCAGCTCTGGGTAATTCAGTATtaacccttcccccaaacccagctcccctcaccccaatctgccctgggctggggcagctctTGGATGCTGCTGGGTctaagctgcccccacccccctccatgcAAGGCCAGGTTCTGGGTGAAAGCTGCATCTTACAGGGCAGCTGAGCTCCCCTcaccatggcaggggagggggaaggaaagagcCCAGCTGATCTGAATAGGAGATGCTGGAAGAGGCCAGGGATGAGAAAAGCCTCCCCACACCCGCACCATCCAGCTGCCCTTTCACCTACCCAGGAGGAGCACTGGCTCGCCAAGTCAAACTGGGATCTCAGTCCCCCTCCAGCCCAACAGACacctgagccagcccagccctaGAGAGGGACAGTCTCCTACTGGGAGGGCTGAGAGTGGGTGATCCCCACAGTCACACTGACACTAGAGGAGCCCCGGATCTAGCCAGGCCTGGCATTCAGCAGCTGGAAGTCCATTCGCTCCGGCCTCCCAGCACGAGAGGGCTCAGAGCTGCTCCTCGCCCtgcaggggcagagcccaggtcctactgcagcagcagctgctgtgccaAGGCCAGGCCATTGCCATGAGAATCTCTCTCACCAGGTCCTGCTGGGTGTCGATCGCAGCCAGGGAGGCACCAAGGGAAAAGCAGTTGCTCCGGCTGTAGGTCCAGTTCCCTTTGGCCTCAGAGAAATAGTAGCATTTCCCTCGGTACCCGATCCAGCCGTCTGGGCATGCAGGGCACATGGGGCTGAGAACAGCTGAAGAACGCTCAGATAACAACACTGAAATGAGACAGTAACACATGGTGTAAGAGGGAACCTGCCCATCTGGCAGAAGAAATGAGCCCCCCGACATCCCAGGCTTTGAGACTCCCCTGACAGCTGCTGGGAGGCTGCTCAGGAGCCAGGAGGACACTGGGAATCCAGAACCAGAGAGGGATTATCTAAGCCCAGTTTCACTGGGCCACTGTCTCGGGTTCATGTTCATTAGGGATGCAGCTGACAAACAGCCGTGATTTAAAGCACAGAACCAGGCCGAAACTCagtgttagagcagggggtgggcagaAGAGTGATACTGGGTAAGAAGTTGAGTTCAGCAGGATTTGCCAGGACTGTTACCCTGAGGAGCTCTGCTAGCCTGGGCCActgtccccatccccctgctctgtGCTTGGCTTCCCCGGAGAGGCAGG
The sequence above is a segment of the Mauremys mutica isolate MM-2020 ecotype Southern chromosome 12, ASM2049712v1, whole genome shotgun sequence genome. Coding sequences within it:
- the LOC123346146 gene encoding C-type lectin domain family 2 member D-like translates to MRETLGPATGAAEREEPLQGRVNGNGHQETGWWPEPRHNGKKCAVALAAAVFLGLIITVIVLAVLLSERSSAVLSPMCPACPDGWIGYRGKCYYFSEAKGNWTYSRSNCFSLGASLAAIDTQQDLAFLLRYKGKFDHWIGLQRDPGQPWKWVNGTEFNHLFPITADGDCAYLTENGVSSLRCTSERHWICTNPDPFTKAKGG